Below is a genomic region from Longimicrobium sp..
CCCGACCTGGAATCGCTGCTGGACCTGGTCCGCGGCCGGCGCATCGTGGTGCTGGCCGGGGCGGGCTGCAGCACGGAATCCGGCATCCCCGACTACCGAGGGCCCGACGCGCGGCCCCGCGCTCCCGTGCAGTTCCAGGACTTCATGCGCACCGAGGCCGCACGCGTCCGCTACTGGGCGCGCAGCGCGGCGGGATGGATGCGCTTCTCCTCCGCGCGGCCGAACGATGCGCACGCCGCCCTGGCGCGGATGGAGGAAGGCGGCGCCGTGCGCGGCATCATCACCCAGAACGTCGACGGCCTGCACGGCGCCGCGGGGAGCCGCACCGTGGTGGAGCTGCACGGCTCCCTGTCCTCCGTGCGCTGCATGGCGTGTGGAGAGATTGCGCCGCGCGACGACTTCCAGCGGCGGCTGCTGGCGGCGAACCGGGGATGGGCGGACGAGATGGCCG
It encodes:
- a CDS encoding NAD-dependent protein deacetylase → PDLESLLDLVRGRRIVVLAGAGCSTESGIPDYRGPDARPRAPVQFQDFMRTEAARVRYWARSAAGWMRFSSARPNDAHAALARMEEGGAVRGIITQNVDGLHGAAGSRTVVELHGSLSSVRCMACGEIAPRDDFQRRLLAANRGWADEMAARAESGEVRSAPDGDADLPAALVDAFRVPACERCGGVIKPDVVFFGENVPAERVEQAWRLYGEGEVLLVAGSSLTVYSGRRFIYRAQQDGVPIAVVNIGPTRADEMAAAKVEGRLGEVLPRLAEALHLSR